A genomic window from Leishmania major strain Friedlin complete genome, chromosome 18 includes:
- the RAB7 gene encoding putative rab7 GTP binding protein yields MSMKRQLLKIIILGDSGVGKTSLMHQYVNRIFDNRYKATIGADFLSKDVEVNGCVVTLQIWDTAGQERFQSLGSAFYRGADACILVFDVTQQESFAHVGSWLEEFSIQAGRRDSVLVGNKTDLEDRRQVASKTVQAWCAKQNAEAANAINGACAGAGDSAAPEMKYFETSAKDNAGVEEAFIAVVQLALARKATVEEATPMPQTVNLSQAQHEQTPTSSACSC; encoded by the coding sequence ATGTCGATGAAGCGGCAGTTGCTGAAGATCATCATCCTGGGTGACAGCGGTGTCGGCAAGACGTCGCTCATGCATCAGTACGTGAACCGCATATTTGACAACCGCTACAAGGCAACTATCGGCGCTGACTTCCTTTCGAAGGACGTGGAGGTGAACGGGTGCGTGGTGACGCTGCAGATCTGGGACACGGCCGGGCAGGAGCGGTTCCAGTCGCTCGGCTCCGCCTTCTACCGTGGTGCAGACGCTTGCATCCTTGTCTTTGATGTGACGCAGCAGGAGTCTTTTGCGCACGTTGGCTCGTGGCTGGAGGAGTTCAGCATCCAGGCGGGCCGCCGTGACAGCGTGTTGGTGGGCAACAAGACGGACCTGGAGGATCGGCGCCAGGTGGCCAGTAAGACAGTGCAAGCGTGGTGCGCGAAGCAGAACGCGGAGGCCGCTAATGCGATCAACGGCGCATGTGCCGGAGCGGGTGATAGTGCGGCGCCAGAGATGAAGTACTTTGAGACGTCCGCAAAGGATAacgccggcgtcgaggaAGCCTTCATTGCTGTGGTACAGCTGGCGCTGGCCAGGAAGGCAACGGTTGAGGAGGCGACACCGATGCCGCAGACGGTGAACCTGAGTCAAGCCCAGCACGAGCAGAcacccacctcctccgcctgcagctgctaA